From a region of the Schistocerca nitens isolate TAMUIC-IGC-003100 chromosome 8, iqSchNite1.1, whole genome shotgun sequence genome:
- the LOC126199527 gene encoding proline-rich protein HaeIII subfamily 1-like, with amino-acid sequence MDIHVLQSQPAQKVAFKDSSTVRVGNKLVRNKPPTQPSAMRPKHLVRGGFQPRLPTSLPPPGQQQQPSPLPRRQPVPLMPPAQLHPGAPQVVAPAPAVPLQSPPPSELMDVDPSAGPPSQAVAVQPVLQPLSLGTPKESDTAAPCPAPTQQPSTQRQETLPLFVGPDAPSRPVPEAAPMVKGVNPDLGFQSVFPKAPRSQCWGADRGLPPTTVSAPVSSATPAASPLPRRRRSPRHYSTTVRRFGGGGVLYPSQ; translated from the exons atggatattcatgttcttcaaagccagcccgcccagaaggtcgcgtttaaagactcttccacggttcgtgtgggtaataaacttgttcgcaataagccacccacccagccctctgctatgcgacccaagc atttggtccgcggcgggttccagccgcgccttccgacttcgctgccgcccccagggcagcagcagcagccgtcgccgctaccacgccgacagcccgtcccgttgatgcctcccgcacagcttcatccgggagcaccccaggtggtcgctccggcgcctgcggtccctcttcagtcgccaccgccttcggagctgatggacgtcgacccctcagccgggccgccttcccaagcggtggctgtgcagcctgtcctgcagccgctttccttgggcacccccaaggagtctgacaccgcagcgccttgtccggcgcccactcagcagccgtcgacgcagcgtcaggagacgctgcctctcttcgtgggtcccgacgccccgtcgcgtccagtaccagaagctgcgcccatgGTCAAAGGCGTgaaccctgacctcggttttcagtcggtgtttcccaaggccccgcgcagccaatgctggggtgcggaccggggactgccaccgacaacagtctccgccccggtctcttctgctacgcctgcggccagccccctcccccgccgtcgacgctcgccacgtcattattcaacgacggtgcggcgatttggggggggaggagtgttatatcctagccagtaa